A genomic window from Solanum dulcamara chromosome 11, daSolDulc1.2, whole genome shotgun sequence includes:
- the LOC129872603 gene encoding uncharacterized protein LOC129872603: MAELQKEKYVRARDDPFFDGMRRGETAAINKESGLEILRKVTRNDILRSASDVGNRGQKGISVKLSDNDVYNDRHSPNSASKSIREPLGRSLSVRWSAASKLNSLPVQSPQSGLKVDLHDVDESSVQSSPKSSEANGEYHSPGALTLPAYERSYTVTKKSRTISDIPLPPSAASFYCGNSLQMEVLGSCQGIHRLNIFLKERRDYVSAGVPSRFLHAVIGPDCCDVGSVASTIMYAFYLSETLNDDQLCTVPVINMKRSDAHAHDELRWLLDSCFVDQSSLIFIDEIDLSYYELYGSLKLVLVNCSKLPANQEVSILFQWC; encoded by the exons ATGGCGGAACTTCAGAAg GAAAAATATGTACGTGCCAGAGATGACCCTTTTTTCGATGGGATGCGAAGAGGTGAGACAGCAGCCATCAACAAAGAAAGTGGTTTAGAAATTCTTAGAAAAGTCACTAGGAATGACATACTGAGGTCGGCCTCTGATGTTGGTAACCGAGGACAGAAAGGGATTAGTGTGAAATTATCTGATAATGATGTTTATAATGATAGACATTCTCCTAATTCAGCTTCAAAAAGTATACGTGAACCTCTTGGTCGGTCATTATCTGTAAGGTGGTCAGCAGCATCCAAATTGAATTCCTTACCAGTGCAAAGTCCTCAGTCTGGTTTGAAGGTTGATCTGCATGATGTAGATGAGTCTTCAGTTCAGTCTAGTCCAAAATCATCTGAGGCAAATGGAGAGTACCACTCTCCTGGTGCCTTGACTTTGCCTGCCTATGAAAGATCATACACTGTGACCAAGAAAAGTAGAACTATCTCCGACATTCCACTTCCTCCATCTGCAGCATCGTTCTACTGTGGAAATTCACTGCAGATGGAAGTCCTTGGATCATGCCAAGGAATTCACAGGTTGAATATttttctaaaggaaagaagagattaCGTTAGTGCTGGAGTACCATCAAGATTTTTGCATGCGGTGATTGGGCCGGACTGCTGTG ATGTTGGATCTGTTGCTTCAACCATAATGTATGCTTTTTACTTGAGTGAAACATTAAATGATGACCAGTTATGTACTGTACCTGTCATCAACATGAAAAGGTCGGATGCTCATGCTCATGATGAGCTCAGATGGCTACTTGATTCTTGCTTTGTTGATCAATCTTCCTTAATTTTCATTGATGAG ATTGACCTGTCCTACTATGAATTATATGGGAGTCTTAAACTAGTTTTAGTCAATTGTAGCAAGCTTCCAGCTAATCAGGAGGTAAGCATTCTGTTTCAATGGTGCTGA
- the LOC129875106 gene encoding protein CHUP1, chloroplastic-like — protein MGEEKSLENRVKASKFADQNKAPKGSNSNVKGSNNMSRVRSSWGSQIVKGLSGERKTKLQTIIHAKKELVPVNENSNQKNSSGISQPRVKRSLMGDLSCSATSTQVHPQTVNINRNKSSGSRDLFNEIDHLRSLLQESKGRELKLQAELSEFKRSPKVVVLERELELKKSEIGSFVKKVELMECEKAVLSHQLGSLTAALERQDTISNKEDFKSVTSLEMEVVELRRLNKELQLQKRDISCRLSSMESQLAIVGKIPEGDTVEHIKAEASLLRHENENLCKQVEGLQMSRLNEVEELAYLRWVNSCLREELRSCSSMTCDKTSSPHDSEKSRESLSLSYEHSDEDSKCSSARRLSLVKKLKKWPITDEDMQLVGSPDNIINHSWEDTQSSTRRHSISGSKFCVEDLIFNKRRQSDGFMCSKEVEKEIEPLVSQHKLTNPLEVEKRVLRIPNPPPRPSSVALIEEEGENSVQVPGPPPPPPPPPPPPPKLMGKTTSGMVQRAPQVVEFYHSLMKRDSRKDSLNGGVCDPSSVSDVRSSMIGEIENRSSYLLAIRADVETQAEFVISLIAEVNNAVYSDIEDVVAFVKWLDDELCFLVDERAVLKHFDWPERKADTLREAAFGYRDLKKLENEVSTYKDDPRSPCDIALKKMISLSEKMERSVYNLLRTRDSLMRHCKEFKIPTHWMLDNGIISKIKFGSVKLAKVYMKRVAAELQSKGPLDKDTSMDYMLLQGVRFAFRIHQFAGGFDAETMQAFEELRGLALSINKK, from the exons ATGGGGGAGGAAAAATCATTAGAGAATAGAGTGAAAGCTTCAAAATTTGCTGATCAAAATAAGGCACCAAAAGGTAGTAATAGCAATGTAAAAGGGAGTAACAATATGTCAAGGGTGAGATCTTCTTGGGGTTCTCAAATTGTGAAGGGTCTCTCAGGGGAGAGAAAAACCAAGTTGCAGACCATAATTCATGCCAAGAAAGAGCTGGTTCCCGTGAACGAAAACTCGAACCAGAAGAACTCTTCTGGGATTTCGCAGCCAAGAGTGAAGAGGTCTCTAATGGGAGACTTGTCATGTTCAGCCACTTCCACTCAAGTTCATCCTCAAACAGTTAACATTAACAGGAATAAATCTTCGGGTTCGCGTGATTTGTTCAACGAAATTGATCATTTGAGGAGCTTGCTACAAGAATCAAAGGGAAGGGAATTGAAATTGCAGGCTGAATTATCCGAATTTAAGAGGAGTCCAAAGGTGGTTGTGCTCGAGAGGGAGCTGGAACTGAAGAAGAGTGAGATTGGTAGCTTTGTCAAGAAAGTTGAATTGATGGAATGTGAGAAGGCAGTCCTTTCTCATCAACTAGGTTCATTGACTGCTGCCCTTGAGAGACAAGATACGATTTCCAATAAGGAAGATTTCAAAAGTGTGACTAGTTTGGAAATGGAGGTTGTGGAGTTGAGGCGCTTGAATAAGGAGCTTCAGCTTCAGAAAAGAGATATTTCTTGCAGGCTGTCTTCCATGGAGTCCCAGCTAGCCATTGTTGGAAAAATTCCAGAG GGAGACACAGTTGAGCATATCAAAGCAGAGGCTTCTTTGTTGAGACATGAAAATGAAAACCTTTGCAAACAAGTTGAGGGTCTACAAATGAGTAGGTTGAATGAGGTCGAGGAGCTAGCTTACTTGAGGTGGGTGAACTCATGTTTGCGAGAAGAGTTGCGCAGTTGCTCGTCCATGACATGTGATAAGACTTCTAGCCCTCATGACAGTGAGAAAAGTAGGGAATCActtagcttgtcttatgaacaTAGTGATGAGGACTCAAAATGTAGTAGTGCAAGGAGGTTAAGCCTCGTTAAGAAGCTAAAGAAGTGGCCTATTACAGATGAAGATATGCAACTAGTAGGGAGCCCGGATAATATCATTAATCATAGTTGGGAGGATACACAAAGTTCTACTCGCAGGCACTCGATAAGTGGATCAAAATTTTGTGTTGAGGACTTGATATTCAATAAGAGAAGGCAATCAGATGGTTTTATGTGTTCCAAGGAAGTGGAAAAGGAGATTGAGCCTCTTGTTTCCCAACATAAATTAACCAATCCTTTGGAGGTCGAGAAACGTGTCTTGCGGATTCCTAATCCCCCTCCGAGGCCTTCATCTGTTGCTTTgattgaagaagaaggagaaaattctGTTCAAGTTCCTGGTCCTCCACCCCCTCCCCCTCCTCcaccaccacctcctccaaAACTTATGGGAAAAACTACATCAGGCATGGTACAGAGAGCTCCTCAAGTAGTAGAGTTCTATCATTCACTGATGAAGAGAGACTCAAGGAAGGATTCATTAAATGGAGGAGTATGTGATCCATCAAGTGTTTCAGACGTTCGTAGTAGCATGATTGGTGAAATTGAGAACAGATCATCATATTTGCTGGCT ATAAGGGCAGATGTAGAAACTCAAGCAGAATTTGTGATTTCCCTGATAGCAGAGGTCAATAATGCAGTTTATTCAGACATCGAGGACGTGGTTGCTTTTGTGAAATGGCTAGATGATGAGCTTTGCTTTCTG GTGGATGAAAGGGCAGTCCTAAAGCACTTTGACTGGCCAGAGAGAAAAGCAGACACACTAAGGGAGGCCGCATTTGGATATAGAGATCTCAAGAAGTTGGAGAATGAAGTTTCAACTTACAAGGACGATCCTCGATCACCATGTGATATTGCACTAAAGAAGATGATTTCTTTGTCAGAGAA GATGGAACGTAGTGTCTATAACCTTCTTCGGACAAGAGACTCATTGATGCGTCACTGCAAAGAGTTCAAAATCCCCACACATTGGATGCTTGATAATGGGATAATAAGCAAG ATAAAGTTTGGCTCTGTGAAGTTGGCCAAGGTGTACATGAAGAGAGTAGCTGCGGAGCTTCAGTCCAAGGGACCATTAGATAAAGACACTTCCATGGACTACATGCTACTCCAAGGAGTGAGATTTGCTTTCCGGATTCATCAG TTTGCAGGAGGATTTGATGCAGAAACTATGCAAGCTTTCGAGGAGCTACGGGGCCTAGCACTTTCAATAaacaagaaatag